In the genome of Caldisphaera lagunensis DSM 15908, the window ATGCTTCCAATAATGCCTTAGTATAGGGATGCAATGGATCTGTTAAAACTGTTTTTGCATTGCCTGCTTCTACAATTTTTCCTTTATACATAACAGCTATCCTATTTGCAATTATCTTTGCAATTGGTAATTCGTGAGTTATAAATAAAATTGTTATACCAGTTTCCTTATTTATTTTGCTTAAAACTTCAACTATTTCCCCTTTTAATGATGCATCAAGCATGGTAACTGGCTCATCAGCAACTAAAAACTTTGGATCTAATGATAATGCTCTAGCTATGCTAAGCCTCTGCCTTTGCCCACCAGATAATTGAAAAACATAGTTTTGTACCAAATCATATGGAAGTCCAACCATTTTTAGAGATTGCTCAATCTTCTTATTTATTTCCTCCTTTGATTTTATTCCTGCATATTTTAATGGCTGTTCCATTGCATTATATACCTTCATGTATGGATCAATAGATGAGTATGGATCTTGATAAATCATTTGCAATTCTCTTCTTACCTTTTTTATATGCTTAGCTTTAGGATCTATTAAAATAGGATTATTACCATCTCTATTATAAATTACTTGTCCAGAGGTTGGTTTTTGCAACCCAATTAAAGTTCTACCTAATGTGGTTTTACCGCTACCGCTTTCTCCTACTAATGCTAATACTTCTTTCCTCCTAATCTTCAAGTTTATTCCATCTAAAGCCTTTGTTATAAGAGGTTTTGATAGAAAACCTCCTTTTGTAAAGTATACTTTTAAATCTTTTATGTAAAATATATAATTAGGATCAATATAACCAACATGAGACATATCTATCACCTTCCAATCTTTTCAGCTCAGGCTCTTTCTTTTTGCATATATCCATAACAAAAGGACATCTATTGCTAAACCTACACCCGCTTGGCAAGTTTGCCAAATCAGGCATAAATCCAGGTATACCTTTAATATAATCTTTATTTATATCAGCAATCGCCTCGATTAATAATTGTGTATATGGATGTTTTGGATTTTTATATATATCTAATGAATTACCTCTTTCCATAATTCCTCCAGCATACATTATATATAATTTATCCGATATTTCTGAAAGCAATGCTAGATCATGAGTTATAAATATTATTGATAAATTTAATTCTTTTTTTAATTTTTTTAACAAATTTATTATTTTAGCCTGTGTTATTACATCTAATGCCGTTGTAGGCTCATCGCATATTAGTATTTCAGGATTTAATGCCAATGCCATTGCTATAAATGCCCTTTGCCTCATTCCACCAGATAATTCATGTGGATACTTGTTAGCGACGCTTTCATCTAGTTCTACCATATTTAATAATTCCTTAATTCTTGATTCGTAATCACCGTTATATTCATGAATTTCCATTACTTCCCTTATCTGATCCCCTATCTTAAAAACTGGTGTAAAACCGTTCATAGATCCTTGGAATATCATTGCAATTTTCTTCCATCTTATTTTCTTATTAAATTCATCTTCACTCATTTTTAATATGTTTTCTCCATTAAAATATATTTCCCCAGAAACTATTCTTCCAGGATATGTGATAAGTCTCATTATCCCTAATGCTAATGTGCTCTTGCCTGATCCACTTTCTCCAGCTATTCCTATAACCTCTCCTTTATTTAATTCCAAATCTACCCTATCTACAGCCTTCCTAACTCCTTTTGGTGTATAAAAATGAATAGACAAATTTTTAATGCTTAATATAGGCATTTTACTTACCTCCAAAAATTGCCTTTTCTATAGCAAAACCTATCATTACAAAAGGTATAGATACCAATATTATCATGATACCAGGGAAGAGAATCCACCACCACCAACCATTTACTGCCGCAAAGTTTGATTCTGCACTATTTAATATTGTACCCCATGTTAATATACCATATGGTGCTAACCCTAAAAATGCTAGTGTTTGCACTAATATTATTGCTGCCGGGACTCCTAATGCAGTATATGCTATGGCAAATGGAGTCAATCTTGGCATGAAATGAGTTAAAAATGTTCTATAAGATGGTATTCCCAATACTTTATCCGCTTCAACAAATACTTCATTTTTGATACTTTGAGCTGCAGATCTTGCAATTATAGCATAAAATGGCCAACTTAAAAATGCTATTAATAATGACTCTAATAAAAGATTAGGTCTCATAACAAATGATAAGACAACTAAAAATGGTAGTGCAGGTAAAACTAATATTACTAACGTTAACCAATTTAACCCTGAATCAACCTTACCACCAAGATAACCTGAAATACC includes:
- a CDS encoding ABC transporter ATP-binding protein, producing MPILSIKNLSIHFYTPKGVRKAVDRVDLELNKGEVIGIAGESGSGKSTLALGIMRLITYPGRIVSGEIYFNGENILKMSEDEFNKKIRWKKIAMIFQGSMNGFTPVFKIGDQIREVMEIHEYNGDYESRIKELLNMVELDESVANKYPHELSGGMRQRAFIAMALALNPEILICDEPTTALDVITQAKIINLLKKLKKELNLSIIFITHDLALLSEISDKLYIMYAGGIMERGNSLDIYKNPKHPYTQLLIEAIADINKDYIKGIPGFMPDLANLPSGCRFSNRCPFVMDICKKKEPELKRLEGDRYVSCWLY
- a CDS encoding ABC transporter ATP-binding protein, which encodes MSHVGYIDPNYIFYIKDLKVYFTKGGFLSKPLITKALDGINLKIRRKEVLALVGESGSGKTTLGRTLIGLQKPTSGQVIYNRDGNNPILIDPKAKHIKKVRRELQMIYQDPYSSIDPYMKVYNAMEQPLKYAGIKSKEEINKKIEQSLKMVGLPYDLVQNYVFQLSGGQRQRLSIARALSLDPKFLVADEPVTMLDASLKGEIVEVLSKINKETGITILFITHELPIAKIIANRIAVMYKGKIVEAGNAKTVLTDPLHPYTKALLEAYPRIDPTLKDTYKTVNVKEEGKIVSNGCPFYDRCPFATQKCLEQNPQLKEISSDHEVACWLY